In one window of Arctopsyche grandis isolate Sample6627 chromosome 6, ASM5162203v2, whole genome shotgun sequence DNA:
- the LOC143913743 gene encoding uncharacterized protein LOC143913743, translated as METAYNSDDTSSNSDLSWRTNRKTIHPSRYAHILAMRRTKDDEEDSNVITVCSIQDYRNSMVSETHSGDDNYLVSYPDDDSDLCSILADNVSSIRTSIYSVKSVGDDLYTRLCPVVLGVDSVKEVEESREIRVEVTVDGKLEENSVADDAAAESHGECEESENLVNVQCPLVFLDTGRAATILRDLKWSGYKKV; from the coding sequence atGGAGACTGCATACAACAGCGACGACACGTCTTCGAACAGCGATCTCTCCTGGAGGACCAATCGTAAGACAATACACCCGTCTAGATACGCTCACATATTGGCTATGAGGAGGACAAAGGACGATGAAGAGGACTCCAACGTCATAACGGTGTGCTCTATACAAGATTACAGAAACTCTATGGTTTCCGAGACACATTCTGGCGATGACAATTACCTAGTGTCGTATCCTGACGATGACAGCGACCTATGTTCGATCCTTGCGGATAACGTGTCCTCGATAAGGACGAGTATATACTCTGTGAAGAGTGTCGGCGATGATTTATACACTCGGCTCTGTCCGGTTGTTTTGGGGGTCGATTCGGTGAAGGAGGTGGAGGAAAGTCGGGAAATCCGCGTGGAGGTTACTGTTGATGGAAAGCTTGAGGAAAACTCTGTCGCTGATGATGCTGCTGCTGAGTCACATGGAGAGTGTGAAGAAAGTGAGAATTTGGTGAACGTTCAATGCCCCTTGGTATTCTTGGATACTGGAAGAGCTGCTACCATTCTGAGAGACCTCAAGTGGTCTGGTTATAAAaaggtataa